A window of the Algoriphagus halophilus genome harbors these coding sequences:
- the pyrH gene encoding UMP kinase → MKYKRILLKLSGEALMGDKNYGIDPVRLQQYTQEIMKVKDMGVEIAIVIGGGNIFRGVQAAQSGIDRVQGDYMGMLATLINAMALQSALEKAGLFTRLMSGIKIESVCEPFIRRRAIRHLEKGRIVIFGAGIGNPYFTTDSTASLRAIEVEADVVLKGTRVDGVYTADPEKDATATKYKTISFHEVYEKNLNVMDMTAFTLCQENNLPIIVFDMNKAGNLSKLVEGEEVGTLITTL, encoded by the coding sequence ATGAAATACAAAAGAATACTGCTCAAACTAAGCGGAGAAGCACTAATGGGCGATAAGAATTACGGCATCGACCCTGTTAGACTTCAGCAATACACCCAAGAGATCATGAAAGTCAAAGATATGGGGGTGGAAATTGCTATCGTGATTGGTGGGGGCAACATCTTCAGAGGAGTTCAAGCAGCTCAATCAGGTATTGATCGCGTCCAAGGAGATTACATGGGGATGTTAGCCACCTTGATCAATGCAATGGCTCTTCAAAGTGCTTTGGAAAAAGCAGGTCTCTTCACTAGGTTGATGTCTGGAATAAAAATTGAAAGTGTTTGTGAGCCATTCATTCGAAGAAGAGCAATCCGACACCTGGAAAAGGGACGGATAGTCATTTTTGGTGCCGGTATTGGAAATCCTTACTTTACCACAGACTCCACAGCCAGTTTAAGAGCGATTGAGGTAGAGGCAGATGTGGTCTTAAAGGGAACAAGAGTAGACGGCGTTTATACCGCAGACCCTGAAAAAGATGCTACGGCAACCAAATACAAAACTATATCCTTCCACGAAGTATATGAAAAGAACTTAAATGTCATGGATATGACTGCTTTCACACTTTGTCAGGAAAACAACCTTCCTATTATTGTATTTGATATGAATAAGGCGGGTAATTTGAGTAAACTAGTAGAAGGTGAAGAAGTTGGAACATTGATCACAACCCTTTAA
- the secE gene encoding preprotein translocase subunit SecE produces MNLKNFVLESYDEMKNKVTWPKYSFLQNSAVLVLVASLIFALFIGVVDLGFENIMKWFYDLF; encoded by the coding sequence ATGAATCTAAAAAACTTTGTTCTGGAGTCTTATGATGAAATGAAAAACAAGGTCACTTGGCCTAAGTATTCATTTCTTCAAAATAGTGCAGTGTTGGTGCTAGTAGCTTCTTTGATCTTTGCCTTGTTTATCGGGGTAGTAGATTTAGGGTTCGAAAACATCATGAAATGGTTTTATGATTTATTTTAA
- the tuf gene encoding elongation factor Tu, whose product MAKAQFDRSKPHVNIGTIGHVDHGKTTLTAAITTVLASKGLSELRDFSSIDNAPEEKERGITINTSHVEYQTAKRHYAHVDCPGHADYVKNMVTGAAQMDGAILVVAATDGPMPQTREHILLARQVGVPALVVFMNKVDMVDDPELLELVEMEVRELLSFYEFDGDNIPVIAGSALGALNGEEKWVDTVMQLMDAVDEYIPLPERAVDKDFLMPVEDVFSITGRGTVATGRIERGVINSGDPVDIIGMGAEGLKSTVTGVEMFRKILDRGEAGDNVGLLLRGIEKAQIKRGMIICKPGSVTPHAHFKAEVYVLSKEEGGRHTPFFNKYRPQFYLRTTDVTGEIKLPENVEMVMPGDNVTIEVNLLNAVALEKGLRFAIREGGRTVGAGQVTEILD is encoded by the coding sequence ATGGCAAAAGCACAATTCGACCGTTCCAAGCCGCACGTTAATATCGGTACGATTGGTCACGTAGATCATGGAAAGACCACTTTGACTGCTGCCATCACTACCGTTTTGGCTAGTAAGGGTCTATCTGAATTAAGAGACTTCTCTTCTATAGACAACGCTCCAGAAGAAAAAGAAAGAGGTATTACCATTAACACCTCTCACGTAGAATATCAAACTGCAAAAAGACACTACGCTCACGTAGATTGTCCTGGTCACGCCGATTACGTTAAAAACATGGTAACTGGTGCAGCACAGATGGACGGTGCTATCCTAGTGGTAGCAGCGACTGATGGACCAATGCCTCAAACTAGAGAGCACATCCTATTGGCTCGTCAGGTTGGTGTTCCTGCTCTTGTTGTTTTCATGAACAAGGTAGACATGGTTGACGATCCTGAACTTCTTGAGTTAGTAGAAATGGAAGTTAGAGAACTTCTTTCTTTCTACGAATTCGATGGAGATAACATCCCAGTAATCGCTGGTTCTGCACTTGGTGCATTGAACGGTGAAGAAAAGTGGGTTGATACTGTAATGCAATTGATGGACGCTGTAGATGAGTACATTCCTCTTCCTGAGCGTGCTGTAGATAAAGATTTCTTGATGCCTGTAGAGGACGTATTCTCGATCACTGGTCGTGGTACTGTTGCTACTGGTAGAATTGAAAGAGGTGTGATCAACTCTGGTGATCCAGTTGACATCATCGGTATGGGTGCTGAAGGACTTAAGTCTACAGTTACTGGTGTTGAGATGTTCCGTAAGATTCTAGACAGAGGTGAAGCTGGTGATAACGTAGGTCTTTTGTTGAGAGGTATTGAAAAAGCTCAAATCAAGAGAGGTATGATTATCTGTAAGCCAGGTTCTGTGACTCCTCACGCACACTTCAAAGCTGAAGTTTACGTATTGTCAAAAGAAGAAGGTGGACGTCATACTCCATTCTTCAACAAATACAGACCTCAGTTCTACTTAAGAACTACTGACGTAACTGGTGAGATCAAACTTCCAGAAAACGTTGAAATGGTTATGCCAGGTGATAACGTGACTATCGAGGTGAACTTGCTTAATGCAGTTGCTCTTGAAAAAGGACTTCGTTTTGCGATCCGTGAGGGTGGTAGAACAGTAGGTGCTGGTCAGGTTACTGAAATCCTTGACTAA
- a CDS encoding acetyl-CoA carboxylase biotin carboxyl carrier protein subunit has product MFSVTIQNETYSVEKTDESTFVNDKSLDWDLEWISDRKIHLIHKHQSIEAELVSMDKETKTLQIRLGGKTATLQLKDRFDLLLEKMGMNNLNSGAAKDIKAPMPGLILELKVKAGDEVKKGDVVLILEAMKMENIIKAPGDGIIKSIKVNLKQSVEKNQVLIQF; this is encoded by the coding sequence ATGTTTTCAGTAACTATCCAAAATGAGACCTATTCGGTAGAAAAAACCGATGAATCGACCTTCGTAAATGATAAATCCTTGGATTGGGATTTGGAATGGATATCCGATAGAAAAATACATCTCATACATAAGCACCAATCCATAGAGGCGGAATTGGTTTCTATGGACAAGGAGACCAAAACCCTTCAAATCAGATTAGGAGGTAAAACGGCTACGCTACAACTCAAGGACCGATTTGACCTTCTACTTGAGAAAATGGGAATGAATAATCTGAATTCTGGAGCGGCCAAGGACATTAAAGCTCCCATGCCAGGATTAATTCTGGAATTAAAAGTAAAGGCAGGGGATGAAGTGAAAAAAGGAGATGTCGTTTTAATTCTAGAAGCCATGAAAATGGAAAATATCATCAAAGCTCCTGGGGACGGCATTATTAAATCCATCAAAGTTAACCTCAAGCAAAGTGTTGAAAAAAACCAAGTCCTGATACAATTTTGA
- a CDS encoding M1 family metallopeptidase: MKQMLAKAKDILQKSLFPGLGILILFAYSCKSAEKISKTKEEEPEQEVMAKPMEIIPLDTVGIIKLVQEKESQLTNYKGERKRDFDLIHTDLELDFDYQNQIVLGKAVLTFKPLFKPQKELVLDAQDFELGKVYLVFKGDSASLGYYYDSQELKIPLPQLMTKEDTFAIAMAYKAFPEKNSGEGSQAITDTKGLYFIDPLNEDPNKPTMIWTQGETMHNSKWFPTLDQPNEKMTQLFKLTVPDSMVSIGNGELVNQVDLGNGSHLDYWEMKLPHSPYLAAFAIGDFGKVEATWDGVPLGYYVEKGYEEGAKMVFKNTPEMLGFFSEKLGVRYPWPKYDQVVVRDFVSGAMENTTVSIFMEELRLNEKEALDSEWDYIIAHELFHQWFGDYVTTESWANLPLNEGFANYSEFLWNEHKYGIDQASLKLVAEMETYFAESATKQVNLIRHYYEDSEDMFDSHSYAKAGVIIHMLRKYVGDEVFFEALQRYLQKHAFSNVEVHDLRQAFEEVAGEDLNWFFNQWFLDKGHPELFVEIDYSIPENILISITQIQDLEETPLYQLPFEISWYDEGERKVKKFMLKEAFQQFALENGNPTDLVFFDEGKDLLIKKNQVVSLDQWVHQYETSKLGIARYEALDSLATNDAAEELKLLIPKAIKDEFWSVRELALSLMQSHTEWMEEVDGLENELVILIDGNAKNSVKAGAIDVLAAYDNEKYQDMFLKLVEEPSVLVSSSALMGLTNIEGQELDEELIERFSKETNFRYVIPVSEYFITKPVLGRGIWFHEKINQLSGEGLYFFLGYYGEYFSRFPEEGKDLAVENLKKIMKDDSQNFIRLGAFQAILAFSDDAQVVEAISEIAAQEKDPELKSYYDYFMDALIVKN; the protein is encoded by the coding sequence ATGAAACAAATGCTAGCTAAGGCAAAAGATATTTTGCAAAAGTCCTTATTCCCTGGCCTAGGGATCCTGATTTTATTTGCTTATTCCTGTAAATCAGCAGAGAAAATTTCAAAAACAAAGGAAGAAGAGCCTGAACAAGAAGTGATGGCCAAACCGATGGAAATTATTCCCCTGGATACTGTCGGGATCATCAAATTAGTTCAAGAGAAAGAGTCTCAACTGACAAATTACAAGGGAGAGAGGAAGCGGGATTTTGACTTGATCCATACGGATTTGGAGCTAGATTTTGATTATCAAAATCAGATCGTTTTGGGTAAGGCGGTATTGACTTTCAAACCGTTATTTAAGCCACAAAAGGAGTTGGTTTTAGATGCTCAGGACTTTGAGTTAGGGAAAGTATATTTGGTCTTTAAAGGAGATAGCGCATCCCTAGGGTATTACTACGATTCGCAGGAACTGAAAATTCCACTTCCCCAGCTGATGACGAAGGAAGATACCTTTGCCATAGCGATGGCATATAAAGCTTTCCCAGAAAAGAACTCAGGGGAGGGAAGTCAGGCCATTACAGACACCAAAGGCCTGTATTTTATCGACCCTCTGAACGAGGATCCTAACAAGCCAACGATGATTTGGACCCAAGGTGAGACCATGCATAATTCCAAATGGTTTCCAACGTTGGATCAACCCAATGAGAAAATGACCCAACTTTTTAAACTGACAGTGCCGGATTCCATGGTATCCATAGGAAATGGAGAACTAGTTAATCAGGTGGATTTAGGGAATGGCTCCCACCTAGATTATTGGGAAATGAAGTTGCCTCACTCCCCCTATTTGGCCGCATTTGCCATCGGTGATTTTGGAAAAGTAGAAGCTACATGGGATGGGGTTCCATTAGGGTATTATGTAGAAAAGGGCTACGAGGAAGGAGCCAAAATGGTATTCAAAAATACCCCAGAGATGCTTGGCTTTTTCTCAGAAAAGCTGGGTGTTCGCTACCCTTGGCCTAAATATGACCAAGTTGTAGTACGGGATTTCGTTTCAGGTGCGATGGAAAATACCACGGTATCCATCTTTATGGAAGAATTGAGGCTAAATGAAAAAGAAGCCTTGGATTCAGAATGGGATTACATCATTGCACATGAGCTGTTCCACCAGTGGTTTGGGGATTATGTCACCACCGAATCCTGGGCAAACCTACCTCTGAATGAAGGATTTGCAAATTACAGTGAGTTTTTGTGGAATGAACACAAGTATGGTATTGACCAAGCCTCCCTCAAACTCGTGGCTGAGATGGAAACCTATTTTGCGGAATCGGCAACCAAACAAGTGAATTTGATCAGGCATTACTATGAGGATTCTGAAGATATGTTTGACTCGCATAGTTATGCCAAGGCAGGAGTGATTATCCATATGCTTAGGAAATATGTGGGGGATGAGGTGTTTTTTGAAGCTCTCCAAAGGTATTTGCAGAAACATGCATTTTCCAATGTTGAAGTGCATGATTTGCGACAGGCTTTTGAAGAAGTAGCAGGGGAGGATTTGAATTGGTTTTTCAACCAGTGGTTTTTAGATAAAGGTCATCCAGAGCTCTTTGTGGAAATAGATTATTCTATTCCGGAAAATATTTTGATTTCTATTACCCAGATACAAGATTTGGAAGAAACCCCACTTTATCAGTTGCCTTTTGAAATAAGCTGGTACGATGAAGGGGAAAGAAAAGTAAAGAAATTTATGCTGAAAGAGGCATTTCAGCAATTCGCTTTAGAGAATGGAAATCCTACAGACTTGGTCTTTTTTGATGAAGGGAAAGATCTTTTGATCAAGAAAAATCAAGTAGTTTCTTTGGACCAATGGGTACACCAGTATGAAACTTCCAAGTTGGGAATTGCTCGCTACGAGGCACTGGATAGCTTAGCCACGAATGATGCAGCCGAGGAGCTTAAACTTTTAATACCAAAAGCCATAAAAGATGAGTTTTGGTCAGTCAGGGAGCTTGCCTTAAGTCTAATGCAAAGTCACACGGAATGGATGGAAGAGGTAGATGGATTGGAAAATGAGCTTGTTATATTGATAGATGGGAATGCCAAAAATTCGGTGAAAGCGGGGGCTATTGATGTTCTGGCAGCCTATGACAATGAAAAATATCAGGACATGTTCTTGAAATTGGTGGAGGAACCATCGGTATTAGTATCTAGTTCTGCCTTGATGGGACTGACCAATATAGAAGGGCAGGAATTGGATGAAGAATTGATTGAAAGGTTTTCGAAAGAGACCAATTTTCGATATGTGATTCCGGTTTCGGAATATTTCATTACTAAGCCTGTGTTAGGGAGGGGAATTTGGTTTCATGAAAAAATAAACCAGCTGTCTGGAGAGGGTTTGTATTTCTTTTTGGGATACTATGGAGAATATTTTAGCAGGTTTCCAGAAGAGGGGAAAGACCTTGCTGTAGAAAATTTGAAAAAAATTATGAAGGATGATTCACAAAATTTCATACGATTAGGAGCCTTTCAGGCGATCTTAGCATTTTCTGATGATGCTCAGGTGGTAGAAGCAATATCAGAAATTGCGGCCCAAGAGAAAGATCCTGAATTGAAAAGTTACTATGATTACTTCATGGATGCACTAATTGTGAAAAATTAA
- the frr gene encoding ribosome recycling factor, whose translation MEEIDLFLDEAKELMQKAVDHTASELLKIRAGKAMPNILDGIMVQYYGAPTPLSQVASINTPDARTLSIKPWEKNLIGEIEKAIINSDLGLAPQNNGEIVILTIPALTEERRISLVKQAKNECENGKISIRTVRKDTNDSLKKLQKDGAAEDEIKRAEEVVQKLTDQYASKIDDLLVKKEADIMKV comes from the coding sequence ATGGAAGAAATTGATTTATTCTTAGACGAAGCAAAAGAATTGATGCAGAAAGCAGTGGACCATACTGCTTCAGAATTATTAAAAATTAGAGCTGGAAAGGCAATGCCTAATATCTTGGACGGAATTATGGTTCAATATTATGGAGCGCCTACTCCTTTGTCACAAGTTGCTTCGATCAACACTCCCGATGCAAGAACACTCAGCATTAAACCTTGGGAAAAGAATCTAATCGGAGAAATAGAAAAAGCAATCATAAACTCAGACTTGGGACTTGCCCCTCAAAACAATGGAGAGATCGTTATTCTGACTATTCCTGCATTAACGGAGGAAAGAAGAATCAGCTTGGTAAAACAAGCTAAAAATGAGTGTGAAAATGGTAAAATCTCCATTAGAACGGTCAGAAAAGACACGAATGACTCCTTGAAAAAACTTCAAAAAGATGGTGCGGCTGAAGACGAAATCAAAAGAGCTGAAGAAGTAGTTCAGAAGTTAACAGATCAATATGCTTCAAAAATTGATGACCTACTTGTTAAGAAAGAAGCAGATATTATGAAAGTTTGA